The DNA sequence tacgttcatatcaagttttaagttcatgtcaaCCATGGTAACCCCATGCGATAAGAGTACGCAAACTTGGTAACTCCATATGATAAGATTATtgaatcatggtgaccccatgaaacaaacatatatttcaagttcatatttatgtcatgttatgttcaagttcaagttcatgttcaagtttacgtttatgttatgttatgttcacgttcacgttatgttccaagttcacattgatgttatgttatgcttaggttaatgttatgttcaagttcacattcatgttatgccatgttcacgttcacgttatgttccaagttcacatttatgttatgtcatgctcaggttaatgttatgttcaagttcatattcaaattatgtatgttcacattcatgctatatttcaaattcatgatatgtttcaagttcacgttcatgctatgttgctagtccatgttatgttttaaattcacgtacatgccatgtcacgtcaagctaagtttcagtttcagttcaagttatgtcatttatgtcatgttgtatgtcaagttatgttatacttacttatgactttgattatgtattcatgtttttactgtcatgcatgcatcattaatctgtgcggaagttttctgttaacttgctgagatttgtaatcaaatctcacattggtagtcccaactaccattccccccgaatggtaggcgatgtctCAGGATCAAAGTAGGGAGCAAACACTAGCAGattggaggaggttgactagactcCGTAGACACAACACCGAGCTTgtagcctccatagttaggtctctGGTTAGTATTCtggcatcgttagtcgagttatgcgagttactcaacgaactagcccaatagtgtacTTTGTCATTATAATTATGGAGCCAGATCTccattgttttgagattacagtcttctgagatCCGTGTTGTAATCGtagatgttttaagtatgcatagtttatgttttaactatttgggatattataagtttagtacataatattgctaaaaaaaaaattatccgctgcgaatattgtataatgttatatgtatgttatgaacattacatcttatatgtcatgaaagGGGATAggtaactttgtgttgcatgtcccgacgttttggatgtccgtctgatcccaagcTGAATCTAGGAGTATCACATTTGGCGTTTTGGAGGTAAGGAGATGGAAAGACTTGGATTAGATGCTTAAGGAGTGGTTAGACTAAGATCTATACGATGTTGATATTGCAAACGctctttaagaaagaaaaatccattgtAGCATTATTTCATACATGTACTTATTCGACTAAATGAGAAAGTGAGTAAATGGTCCTTTTTTCTcaatgtgagtctcatattttatggAGTATCCTTTATTTACCTTTGACTATGTCATAAGATGGAGATTGTAATGTCTGCTACTTTCGCATGCTGTCTATGACCATGATTGATAtggtctaaagaggcattgctgGGAAAGTGGTTCGACCAAAGTTGAATGACATAAAGGCAAAGGGAAGGCTATTGGATATTGTATCTTCGATGGTATTTGCTGACATCAAACTATGGCATTACACATTGGTAGCGACTAAGGTTGTGAACACATCGAAATGCTTGATCTGATGTGATCGAGTGAGTCCAGGGCATGGCAAGACACTTTAGGGATGTtgctatgctggtcttctctgggagagatttggtataATGCTCCCACTTTTCTTTTGTAGGTGTGTTTGGTGGTCACAACCTATTTGattgtatgaacaagattgagaattATTGATATACGTAGGCCTGGGGTCATTCCTACTATATGTGAGTGGGAGATGTAAGATGAAGGGACGCCCACATGGACAGATCCTCTTATGTCGTAACAGCATGTAACGCATGGTCTTAATGGGCATGCGTTACATGCTTCGAATTAAAAATGGCAATGGCCTCTTTTACGAAGATTAAAGGTTGGCTTTTTAAGGCTAGTCGTGAGTGGTGCATGGGTAGGGATTAAAGGCGAGGATTTAAAGGCTGGACGAAAAGGATTGTTAGGGCTTCAAGTCCGTGCCCCGTCAGAGGAGGAATTGATATGATAGGCGAATATCATGGGTGGATATTGCGCCCAAGATAGCTTGTTCGTTGGTGTAATTAATCACTATTAGTATTACTTAGATTTTAATACCACAttagtgtattttggcaatTCAAACTCTGAATTTTACTAAGCGGGCTCTCGATTTTGGGTTTGTGGTTTTTTGAGAACGCACATGGGATATTGACCCTACAGCGGACTTCCACCAACTTTTtttaagtgttaaaaatattttttatataaatttatcaaacatatttttttaaaaaaagatagcttttaaatttttaaaaataataattaagctACCAACCTCAAATCCAAAGAGACAAAATGGTCTGaccattttgatatataaatcgTACAGATCGttattgaacattttttttagaataatgatttacacacaatatattatataataatattataaaatgaggatatttttataaaataatattatttttataagatattttataaaaatactctttatttaaaatataattatataaaatattataaaaaatgttattcgcaaatcattttcaaaccatcaaacttttcaataattgttttcgTTAATGAGTTGACGTGGCACTGTTGACAATGGATcactagtaattttttttaataaaatattaattttattaagcaCATAGACGAGTATACACTTTCCTATGAAAAcgctttttaaattatttcttataggATCACTCGagtttgttttaaaatctttaaaaactcaaccaaatcCATGTCGGTGTTTCGTTCACTATTCAGTTACAGTCTTTTTTCGGGTCCGTGCATCTATTTGTCTTAAATGCAAGGATACCTGCTTCAACTGCATTTCCAAATCAATCTAATCGTGCTTGGCACTCATTTTCTACTTTCTTAAATGCAATTCTCTTAATTTCCAGTAGTAATGTTGCACAGTCCAAGTGTAATCAAAGAGAGGGCCGACTAAAAGGTCAATTTAAATAGCATTACGtgtatttatattaatattttattaatttttttttaattttaaaatttgaattttaaattttaaatttcatgatttttaacgTATTAATATCTTACATGTAGAGAAATACAACTTTGGcacagaaaaaagaagagagagagatgcttacAACTTGTTCATCACACAATCGTACTCTTTCCCAACAGACAAACAGGTTATCAACAATCAGAACAACTCCAATTAGTTAGAATTTAAGGCAGAAATTAAGCTTAACAAAGAAATAGGCATGGAAAGAATTACAAGCAGTGCAGTGGCAGAAAAGAATGCAAGCACTAAGATGCTAAAACTAGGGTCATAGAGATTGGAAACTACAAATTAGCACATAAGAAAGTAGATGAAAGTCATCCAGTGGTTGATAGTGGTGGTGGTGTGGTGGTAGCACAAGTAAATCAGGAAATTCAAACCTTCCATTCTTCATTTTACATTTCAACTAAATCCAGAccaataaacaattaaatatgGTCTCCTGCTTCAGAAGTTGTAGTTCTTTAGGGAATTTTAGAAATTGTGCTGCAAGAACAAATTCTCTTGAGGAGAAGCAGGACCAATCTCTTCCTCCAAACTCCTCAATCCATCACCATTATTTCCTGCATTTCCCTGATTTTTTGCTTCTGAGTTTTTCCCATCAACATCTGCATCTGAGACTGATGACTTCCTCCTCTGTGAAGAAGTAACACTAGGAAAAGTTATCCATGAAGGTGCTCTGAACTCAAACCTTTGGTCCTCGGCTTCTGCCACATCAGTCTCTGATATGGAACGATTGGAAGATCTTTGGGAGGATTTCTTGTGCATTCTACTACTTCCCAAAACTACCTCAGTTGGCAAAATTGGTTGCTCATTGCAAGGGCTACCCATTAATTGTGCAAGCGCTCGCTCTAAAGCTGTTGTCACTTTGTCCATTGATGGCCTCTCCTTCCCTCTCATTCTCACACATTTACAAGCTACATTCGCGATCCTTTTCAGGGCATCAAGATCAGATGGAGGTTTCAAAGCTGGATCTAGAATTGCATTAATGTCTCCAGATTTAATCAAAGGAACTGCCCACTCGACTATATTCCCTTCTTCATATTGCATATCAATGGCTTTCCTCCCACTAAGAATCTCCAGCAGCAAAACACCAAAACCATAGACATCAGATTTGGTTGTAAGGTAGTGGAGCCTGTAGTACTCAGGATCAAGATATCCAAGAGTTCCAGCTGGTAACTCTGCCAAAGGGGAACTACCATCAACAGGTCCCAATAATGACAAACCAAAATCAGCCACTCGGGCATTGTGTTCTTCATCAATGAGGATGTTTGAAGACTTGATGTCTCGGTGAATTACAGGTGGGCAAGCATAACCATGCAAGTATTCAATTCCCCGAGCTGCTTGGACTGCTATTGTGACCCTTCTAACCCAATCCAGTTGCTCTTTCAGGGCCTTGCTCTTCCCATGAAGGTGTTGGTGCAAGGATCCGTGAGCCATGTACTCATAAACAAGAAGCCTCTCTCCACCTTCTTCACAATATCCAAGTAAACTGAGCAAATGGGCATGGTTCAATCTCGAAAGTAGATCGAGCTCTGTATGAAACTCTTTGGAATTCTTCTGCTTGTCTGGAGATGTTATAGCCCTTTTAACAGCAACTACAGTCCCATCCTTCAAAACCCCTttaaaaacacatgaaaaactTCCCTTTCCCACAACGGATTCTTCTTTAAACCCACCTGTAGCTCTCTCAAGTTCCTCGTAAGTGAACATCTGGGCCCTTCTTATCTTCAGCTCCTCCAACTCAGGACCAATCTTCCCTGTGTCCTTTGGGAATTCAGAACCGCCCCTGTTATTTTTGTTGGACTTTGATTCCTTCTCTGAGCACTGACATTTTCGTAACTTGTAGCGAACATATAATAGTGCAGTTAAAGAGACAACACTCACCAAGAAAACAGTGAAGGCAATCTCAGAAATGATGACTGGCAATTGCAGTGACCAAAACCTTTCATTCTTCTTTCCATTAATAGCATGGGAATATGAAGTACAATTTGAGAGGCATTCAGCTGAGAGACAACTTGAACAATTATATGCACACTGCCTATCAGACTTCAAAGTGCATTCAGAACTTTGGTACATTTCGGCATTGCAGCCATTGCTGCATGGCATGCAGACACGGGAATCAAAAGACCTGCATGGGGCATTCTCACGACTAACTTCATAGAAACCTGAAGCACATGGCGTAGACTTGCAAACTCCAGGAGAGACAGCTAAAGGAAGTGATGAAGGAAATCCGAGGCCCCAACAAACGGGTGCGAGAGATTTCTCAGCAAGAATTCCACAGGTGAAGTAATTTCCAGCTGCGATTTCATAAACCTTAATGCCACTAGGAGCTGGGGTGCTTGGTTTGATAATAAAACCCCAACAAATCACTCCACGATCGTAGCTCTTAATTCCGCAAGCATGAAACTTTCCCCCCACGAGAGAGAGCATAGGAACATTTGGAGCCAACTCTACGTTTCCTTGACCAGCATAGGCCACAGAAATTTCTTCCTCAATGCCCAAACTCCTTCCCCAACAAAAAGCTCTAGAATTTACCCCCTCTAAAATCCCACAAACGTGATATCCACCAGCTGCAATCTTCTGAAACTTCATGCCCTTGGGTATTAAGCTGATCACCCGGCTACTAGTCTCATCGCCCCAACATAAAACACTCCTATTCTGAGAAAACAAACCGCAATTGAATTCCGACCCAGCTGAAATAGACTGAAGCTGACCATCAAAATCATAGTTTTTGGTCATGTTATAGCCCCAACAATCAACCAAAGAAGTGTTTCTGCGCCTTCCAGTTAAGGGTTTCCGCAGACCACATAAATGGTAATCTCCAGCACTGATTTCTGTATATTCAGCTCCTTTTATCATGGGCTGAGGAACGCCCATTTGAATATAACCACTGCTACCCCAACAATAAGGTTGGTTAGAATCCAGTAGAAGCCCACAAACAAAGCCGTCGCCAGCGGTAAGACCGATAAACGGGAAACGAGCAGGAGCTCCATAGATTATAGCGGTGTTTGATCCGTAACATGTTACAAGATGCGAACCATCTGATTTTAAACCACAGAAAACAGGACCTTTTTCACCATAAGAAATGGCAATGGAAGACATGGAACCTAGACCTGAAACTAACCACCATAAATCTGATAGAACCATAAGTTCGACAAGAAATTCGGCTCTCTTCGTGTTCATATTCATGATCCGGACGAGCAATCTCCTCCCAAAACCCCCCACCACAAAAGCCAACCTAACTTTTCAAAGTTTATAGTTTGCCTAACTAATACAGTCTCGTACCTGTGCCGTAGCAGAAAGAAACGCAGCAGAAAATGTTGGctagaataaataattcatagTCCTTCCAGAGTTTATAAGCTGAACTGAAACACCGTTTTACCCCCTCCATCGTTGAGGAGAAGAGGAAACAGACGATACCGAGTTTCCAAAAGTTAAAACAGCAATGTTTAAGTGACGTGATAAAACCCACATATCAGAAGCAACTGATCAGCCGAACTAAGACCCAGATCAGAACTTCCTACCAAGACAGGATATTATCCATACCAACCATAATAACATAAAGAGAAACTCAACTACTGTTTCTGTTTTTCTCAAGGACAATGTGAGAAGAGTTTTATGTCCTATGTCCTTTATCCGAATCTGCTAAGAGAAAATACTTACCAGTAAAGATACAAGAGAGATTTCAGCAACTTCAGAACAACGACTACTAGCTCTAGAGATCACCTTTGAAACCATGGAATTTTCTCATTTCGCCCAGGTTCATCTACAAACGGAACTGCCTGATAAGTCTCTTTCGATTGCACCGCGTGGCTTTTGCTCAGAGAGAGTTGTTGAAGAGGTAAAttgcatgaaatgaaatgaaaggatgGATAGTTGGAGGATATTTCTGTTGCAGGCAGGAATGcggagaatgagagagaaagagagagagagaggagcatTAAATATCATAAAACTGCTGCTTCTGAAGACGGGCTAAGTGTAGGTGAAGACAATAAATGAAAGTTAATGCCATTTCATTTTTCCATGCCAGGATTTCTGGTCGCTTGGCCACCGGtctcaattttctcttttcctAGCCTCCGTGGTGCAATCTCTACTCCGTAGAAATCTCTTTCCTACTGATTATAATATCCAGTTGTTCCTCAGTTTTGCGTCTACTTTTGCCTGTAATTtaagcatttcattttcattgtaTTCTTGCATGCACAACGTTTATTTTTTTGCGTAGTAATTCTTATTTGACAAATATGCTCCCGTTTTTctgatgaaaattacatcatgAATAATCTGATCACCcgagatttcataaaatcatgctcCTAATTTATATCTTATTTCCATTTAGATACTTGCttattaaattagaatatattttattcttccaaTCTCCCTTTAGTTATAGAAATCAAGTCGTTTAACCATTTCAATAAAAGAATGCCAATGGCACTATTTATAAGCATCTCAACCAGAACATTTCCTTTGGATTTGTCaaaatcatctttaaaatttaataaaaaatatatattttttataaattcaaaatctctctaatcataactccacattagatagtcaaaataaaaatataatattatttttttaataataatattttttatttttttatagtttgcaATTatgctaattatatattaattaataataatatttcttcattcgTATATTTCaaaactaactatatattaattaataatatatttttaattaataaaagtgaaaggacattgaaaaaaatgaaaatcatgaaaaatgaaaactgaaaagtaAAGCAATTAgagtaatttttataataaaatattacttttaaaaatgaacAGTACaactttaaatttgaatatatacataaaattacCGTAGCTCGtaattcaaacttttatttttttaaaaaaacattataaataattttatatatatttcatcaaattttaaaaatgtaaatgtGAGTGCTCTCTTGAGGTTAGCCTATtcataaatgaaagaaaacttgggaaaaatactttttcACAGAAACGATGACAGTCGACTGATTTTAAGCTTTCtacatgtttttgttttaattttgacAATTAATATGTTTTCCCAagtgtttcttttattttttcacacaccctaatttatttttttaaaataattaaattattctattcattattcatatattatatatttaatttttgaaaaaaattaaaaaaatatataaaatataatgtataatgcACGAAATTtctgaatataaattttttaagtaaaatattttaatgtttccAAAATTGATTGAAGGTTGAGGGTCTTAATTACTAATTGATTGATCGAGACGTTGGATCcgtttattttagaataatgatacatatataatatttttttataattattttttttgtttcgatCGAGAATGTTTTTTTAATGCCCTTTGATCTTGTAATTTTAAGCTTTTAAACTCTCaagacttaaaaaataaaataaaataatattaaatacaatcgTGGAGTGTATAAATGttacacaattattttaaaataatagagtttaatattaaaaagttaatttttttcatatactgAATCACGTAtttacttaatttaaaaaaaaaaaattatacgacagttacacaattcatgattacaaatatcatttttcaataaaaaaaattgatcattcATTTAATTGTATTTGTCTTGTATAGCAAACACCCTTTGAATTACATTGGGTTATACTTTGGTGACAgatcaatataatatatcaccCCGATCCGGCCTTAATCTACGCCAGTATCACAGACGACCTTTcacatttattaattaattcatatctTTGTTCTAGTTTTTgtcttgtttaaatattaataatttattatctttCCATGGAAGTCTATTCTATAGTTCTTGGGATTATACATGTTAAAGTCCAGAACTACTTGAAGGTTCCTAAAGCACGGTTTTGGTCCtccaaaaagaataaataatgcataaaatattactatggAGAGAGGGGAACATGAAATCTTAATTAAATAAGACATCTTAGGGTTTTACAAAATGTGTTCCTTATGCTGCAGTTGAGATCGATAgctatattataattagcatCATATTACTTAAGAAATACTAATAATTAATCCCAAAAATCCGCTTCTTGTTAAACACAAACTCAAACAACAATGGCGAAAATGTGGAAAGTAAGCATGAGATAGAGGAGGAGTGGTAAGTCTTCTTTGTTTTAGGTTGGAGCAAGATTGAACCAAGTCACTACATAAGGCGAGTGGTTGTATTTGAACGACATGGATGGTTTGGAGGAACTATGGGATCAATTGAGGCTATCAGAAGAAGAGAATAGGACGATAGAGATAGATGGCGAGGTTATGGATGAAGTGcagagaaagagtgaaagaaGTCTGGTGGGCAAGGTGTGTATGGATCGACTGATTGGCAAAGACATCATATCCACAACAATGGCGAAAATGTGGAAAGTAACCGGCCATTTTCCAATAGGTTGGGCCAAACgtattcatcatcatttttgcaACCCATGCGCATAAATAGAGAGTGAAGGACGGAAGGCCGTGGCTTTTTTATAACAACTtattcatcataaaaaaaaaagatgaagtttgatatttttggaTACAAATTCATAATTTGCCTCTGACATGTATGTCTCGAGATTGTGGGGTGCAAATAGGAGGTACAATGAAGTGCTAGAGATGGATGTCTAAGCTCTCGAGACAAACCACTTTGtctctctctaaaactctctctcttctctctaaaACTTCCTTCACAGATCCGGCTAGAGgagtgggagcttcggctcccttcccctcccttcctcctcctcctcctcctcctcctcctcctcctccttcctcccccccttctcttctatgtagtgtttgtttttgtgtattttcaaGCGAAATAAGAGAGAATCGCATATCTGGGTCTTCTCGCCGCCCACAGGCTAGCACGCGCCCCTCCATGGAGTTGCctagccgccgatcttcaagaccactGAATGCGGAACCAAACGGAGAGGCGAGTAGCCCACACGCACGGGTCGAAGTTCCGGCGTCGTTTGGCGCGTGGCTTTCGCGCACCATCGGGGAGCCCTCTGCCAACATCACGCGTGGCGTTTCTGGAGTCTGTGAGTCCGGAATCTCCAAGGTTGACTGACAGTTTCTCTTCCCAGAGTGGCGTGTGTACTGCACACGCCACAACAGCCTCTGTGCACtgctcttttccttttttgtgcaatgtttttctttgtagttttattttgtgtaatgtagtttctaggtaaataaaaatccaaaaaaagtaGTGCCTTCGGACTTTGGTCTGAATGGAGTAGTAGTCCCCCCTTTGTGTTGACGGGTTTTGGTGGGATTTGGTATACCCTACCCTgcttagtcggggtatggggcTTTGTAACTTTTGGTGTGGACAGATGTTGTATTTTCTCTAagatttaggtctttagagatttaccaTCTGGACTAAActatgtcagtcacgaaagtgtattGGGAAGAtactaacgtttgtaattggcttgttttttcaagtcaactttgtaagtcctctcttaatgaagggtAACTTccgttttatcaaaaaaaaaaaaaaaaaaagagatggatGTCTAAGATGACGGGCTGGGATGGGGGAACCGTCTTCGTGTAAAAATCAAAACCGAATATCCAAAGCCACTCCAAGAGATTGAATAGACAACATGAATGGATGCAAAGTATGGGTTCCTTTGAAATATGAAAGCTTCCAAAATGTACTTCAAGTGCAGAAGGATTCTACATGGCCCC is a window from the Juglans regia cultivar Chandler chromosome 7, Walnut 2.0, whole genome shotgun sequence genome containing:
- the LOC108979899 gene encoding serine/threonine-protein kinase-like protein ACR4 produces the protein MNMNTKRAEFLVELMVLSDLWWLVSGLGSMSSIAISYGEKGPVFCGLKSDGSHLVTCYGSNTAIIYGAPARFPFIGLTAGDGFVCGLLLDSNQPYCWGSSGYIQMGVPQPMIKGAEYTEISAGDYHLCGLRKPLTGRRRNTSLVDCWGYNMTKNYDFDGQLQSISAGSEFNCGLFSQNRSVLCWGDETSSRVISLIPKGMKFQKIAAGGYHVCGILEGVNSRAFCWGRSLGIEEEISVAYAGQGNVELAPNVPMLSLVGGKFHACGIKSYDRGVICWGFIIKPSTPAPSGIKVYEIAAGNYFTCGILAEKSLAPVCWGLGFPSSLPLAVSPGVCKSTPCASGFYEVSRENAPCRSFDSRVCMPCSNGCNAEMYQSSECTLKSDRQCAYNCSSCLSAECLSNCTSYSHAINGKKNERFWSLQLPVIISEIAFTVFLVSVVSLTALLYVRYKLRKCQCSEKESKSNKNNRGGSEFPKDTGKIGPELEELKIRRAQMFTYEELERATGGFKEESVVGKGSFSCVFKGVLKDGTVVAVKRAITSPDKQKNSKEFHTELDLLSRLNHAHLLSLLGYCEEGGERLLVYEYMAHGSLHQHLHGKSKALKEQLDWVRRVTIAVQAARGIEYLHGYACPPVIHRDIKSSNILIDEEHNARVADFGLSLLGPVDGSSPLAELPAGTLGYLDPEYYRLHYLTTKSDVYGFGVLLLEILSGRKAIDMQYEEGNIVEWAVPLIKSGDINAILDPALKPPSDLDALKRIANVACKCVRMRGKERPSMDKVTTALERALAQLMGSPCNEQPILPTEVVLGSSRMHKKSSQRSSNRSISETDVAEAEDQRFEFRAPSWITFPSVTSSQRRKSSVSDADVDGKNSEAKNQGNAGNNGDGLRSLEEEIGPASPQENLFLQHNF